One window of the Conexibacter sp. SYSU D00693 genome contains the following:
- a CDS encoding AarF/ABC1/UbiB kinase family protein: protein MSTSTLARIDEVARWRGDLPRVRLALEAEAAAIARPRIWPDTLGALASTGWRVLRAAAPDAPVALLTAAASAAGLPVAPPAASAGTLERAQRLVRAGGPTYVKLGQFIASARGLLPDAWVDAFGWCRDAAPPLAPGVVAEVVARELGDARGRLAWLDDEPLAAGSIGQAHRGRLDDGTDVVVKVRRPGLRRQVRSDVETLALAAAAAERLHPAAAAANLTGFVELFASLVLQELDLRLEALNLVESAAMFERRGLDHVRVPRPVEGLVTERLLVMDALPGVPYDRAAAEQGPVDGERLLGLAIQGVLQCTLLDGLFHGDLHAGNVLVAPDGDFSLVDFGICGRLDDRRRAALVRYLLGFAASDAAAQVAAMQQFGAVPADAHVGALARELQAELDRLDARADGAVTFDRLGDTLGRLLRVLAANGFTMPKELVLFFKNLLYLSAFAASVAPEADLFAEVTGVLGRIGEEHGDELSALLA, encoded by the coding sequence ATGTCGACTTCGACGCTCGCGCGCATCGACGAGGTCGCCCGGTGGCGCGGCGACCTCCCGCGGGTACGGCTGGCGCTCGAGGCCGAGGCCGCGGCGATCGCCCGGCCCCGCATCTGGCCGGACACGCTCGGCGCCCTGGCCTCGACGGGCTGGCGCGTGCTGCGCGCCGCCGCGCCCGACGCACCGGTGGCGCTCCTCACCGCGGCGGCCTCGGCGGCGGGCCTGCCGGTCGCGCCGCCGGCCGCCTCGGCCGGGACGCTGGAGCGCGCGCAGCGCCTGGTCCGGGCGGGCGGGCCGACGTACGTGAAGCTGGGGCAGTTCATCGCCAGCGCCCGGGGACTGCTCCCGGACGCGTGGGTGGACGCCTTCGGCTGGTGTCGCGACGCGGCCCCGCCGCTGGCGCCTGGGGTGGTGGCGGAGGTCGTCGCCCGCGAACTGGGCGACGCGCGAGGGCGGCTGGCCTGGCTCGACGACGAGCCGCTGGCCGCCGGGTCCATCGGCCAGGCCCACCGCGGACGCCTCGACGACGGCACCGACGTCGTCGTGAAGGTCCGCCGCCCCGGCCTGCGCCGCCAGGTGCGCTCGGACGTCGAGACGCTCGCGCTCGCCGCGGCCGCCGCCGAGCGCCTGCACCCCGCCGCCGCCGCGGCGAACCTGACGGGCTTCGTCGAGCTCTTCGCCTCGCTGGTCCTGCAGGAGCTCGACCTGCGCCTCGAGGCGCTCAACCTCGTCGAGAGCGCGGCGATGTTCGAGCGGCGCGGGCTGGACCACGTCCGTGTCCCGCGTCCTGTCGAGGGCCTGGTGACCGAGCGCCTGCTCGTCATGGACGCACTGCCCGGGGTCCCCTACGACCGCGCAGCGGCCGAGCAGGGCCCCGTCGACGGCGAGCGCCTGCTGGGGCTGGCGATCCAGGGCGTGCTGCAGTGCACCCTGCTCGACGGCCTCTTCCACGGCGACCTGCACGCGGGCAACGTCCTCGTCGCACCCGACGGCGACTTCTCGCTCGTCGACTTCGGCATCTGCGGTCGCCTGGACGACCGCCGGCGCGCGGCGCTCGTCCGCTACCTCCTCGGCTTCGCCGCCTCGGACGCCGCCGCGCAGGTCGCGGCGATGCAGCAGTTCGGCGCCGTACCGGCCGACGCGCACGTCGGCGCGCTCGCCCGCGAGCTCCAGGCCGAGCTCGACCGCCTGGACGCCCGCGCCGACGGCGCCGTGACCTTCGACCGCCTCGGCGACACCCTCGGCCGGCTGCTGCGCGTCCTGGCGGCCAACGGCTTCACGATGCCCAAGGAGCTCGTCCTCTTCTTCAAGAACCTGCTCTACCTCAGCGCCTTCGCCGCGTCGGTCGCGCCCGAGGCCGACCTGTTCGCCGAGGTGACGGGCGTCCTGGGCCGCATCGGCGAGGAGCACGGGGACGAGCTGTCGGCGCTGCTGGCCTAG
- a CDS encoding HhH-GPD-type base excision DNA repair protein encodes MPEQLHFTASEEANALIAQDPMALLVGFVLDQQVTVQKAFVGPLAIKERIGSLDAAALADADLEAVFREKPAVHRFPGSMAQRVHELAVHVRDHYDGDAARVWTDAQDAAELRANLEALPGFGEMKVKALGAVLAKRFGVAAAHELVPWHPTLGDVDSPEALAEYQALKRVHKAQWSKASAPQAR; translated from the coding sequence GTGCCCGAGCAGCTGCACTTCACGGCGTCCGAGGAGGCCAACGCGCTCATCGCGCAGGACCCCATGGCGCTCCTGGTGGGCTTCGTCCTCGACCAGCAGGTGACCGTCCAGAAGGCCTTCGTCGGGCCGCTGGCCATCAAGGAGCGGATCGGGTCGCTCGACGCCGCCGCGCTGGCCGACGCCGACCTCGAGGCGGTCTTCCGCGAGAAGCCGGCCGTGCACCGCTTCCCGGGGTCGATGGCCCAGCGGGTGCACGAGCTGGCCGTCCACGTCCGCGACCACTACGACGGCGACGCCGCGCGGGTGTGGACCGACGCGCAGGACGCCGCGGAGCTCAGGGCCAACCTGGAGGCGCTCCCCGGCTTCGGCGAGATGAAGGTCAAGGCGCTGGGCGCCGTCCTGGCCAAGCGCTTCGGCGTCGCGGCCGCGCACGAGCTGGTGCCGTGGCACCCGACGCTCGGCGACGTCGACTCGCCCGAGGCCCTGGCGGAGTACCAGGCCCTCAAGCGCGTCCACAAGGCGCAATGGTCCAAGGCCTCCGCGCCGCAGGCGCGCTGA
- a CDS encoding penicillin-binding transpeptidase domain-containing protein, which produces MVQGLRAAGALIASSAALAAGCGDDRTTAPAADERRPASATATAPAAPAPDLAAVARRALGTRTGGVVVLDARTGRTVAAAGRGGHDPRRTRVRPGSTYKTLVAAAALQARVITAGTQLEGDAIPELGMTNFRGERFGPIDVADGLVVSSNTAFVDLSLRVGRRRLFAAARRAGFPVTPAPLQDGTGAYVDPDETQVATVHDLAQLAATFAHDRVWRPEVAATVRGAMADAVRRGTAKTLRDLRPRVAAKTGTMGRADGRTQASLIALTPADAPRYAVAASVVARPGELGDDAAGPVVRRVLRALPG; this is translated from the coding sequence ATGGTCCAAGGCCTCCGCGCCGCAGGCGCGCTGATCGCCTCGTCGGCCGCGCTCGCGGCCGGCTGCGGCGACGACCGGACGACGGCGCCGGCCGCCGACGAGCGGCGCCCGGCGAGCGCCACGGCGACGGCTCCCGCCGCGCCCGCGCCGGACCTCGCCGCCGTCGCCCGCCGGGCCCTCGGCACCCGCACCGGCGGGGTCGTCGTCCTCGACGCCCGGACCGGCAGGACGGTCGCGGCGGCCGGCCGCGGCGGGCACGACCCACGCCGCACCCGCGTCCGGCCCGGCTCCACCTACAAGACGCTCGTCGCCGCGGCCGCGCTGCAGGCGCGGGTCATCACCGCCGGCACGCAGCTCGAGGGCGACGCGATCCCCGAGCTGGGGATGACGAACTTCCGCGGCGAGCGCTTCGGCCCCATCGACGTGGCCGACGGCCTCGTCGTCTCGTCGAACACCGCCTTCGTCGACCTCTCGCTGCGCGTCGGGCGCCGCCGGCTCTTCGCCGCCGCCCGGCGCGCCGGCTTCCCCGTCACACCGGCGCCGCTCCAGGACGGCACGGGCGCCTACGTCGATCCCGACGAGACCCAGGTCGCCACCGTCCACGACCTCGCGCAGCTCGCCGCGACCTTCGCGCACGACCGCGTGTGGCGCCCCGAGGTCGCGGCCACCGTCCGCGGCGCGATGGCCGACGCCGTGCGACGCGGCACCGCGAAGACGCTGCGCGACCTCCGCCCGCGCGTCGCGGCGAAGACCGGGACGATGGGTCGTGCGGACGGCCGCACCCAGGCGAGCCTCATCGCCCTCACACCGGCCGACGCCCCGCGCTACGCGGTCGCCGCGAGCGTCGTGGCACGGCCCGGCGAGCTGGGGGACGACGCGGCCGGGCCGGTCGTGCGCCGGGTGCTGCGCGCGCTGCCCGGCTAG